TAACGTCAGATAATATCTTCGGTTAGAATGTATATGTTGCGACATACTTTCCGACGCACCGTGCCGGGAATTTTCGGCGGCGGTCTCTCGGGCGATGTGAGCGCCTTTGTGCCCTGCCGTCGTAGGGCGGCGTATGGAACGGACCGACGAGCGAGCGGCGATCAGGGACGTCGTCCGCGAGTTCGCCACCGAGGAGATCCGACCCGTCGCGGCGGACGCCGACGAGAGCCAGTCGTTCCCCGAGGAGATCTGGGACGGCCTCGCCGAACTGGATCTGACGGCGTTGACCGTCCCCGAGGAGTACGGCGGCTACGACGCCGATCCGATCACCGCCGCCATCGTCAACGAGGAGGTCGCCTACGGCGCCCTGGCGGTGGCGACGGCGCTGTCGGTCCACTCGCTGGCGACCTCATGTATCGCGGAGTTCGGCAACGACGAACAACGGGAGCGCTGGCTACCCGAGATGGCCGAGGGACGCCCGGTCGGCGCGTTCGCGCTCTCGGAACCCCACGCGGGGTCGAACCCGGCCGAGATGTCGACCGAGGCCAGACGAGACTCCGCCGAGGAAACCTCGGCCGATCCTCGGGAAGCCGAAGCGTCTCGAGACGGCGACGAGTACGTCATTAACGGCGAGAAACAGTGGATTACGAACGGGCAACGCGCCGGCGTCTACATCCTCTTCGCGAAGACCGACCGCGACGACCCCGACTCGGTCACGCAGTTTCTGGTCCCCGGCGACGTCGACGGCCTCACCGTCGGCGAGAAGGAGGACAAACTCGGCCTCCGCGCGAGCGACACCACGAGTCTGACCTTCGACGACGTCCGGATCCCGGCGGAAAACCGGCTCACCGAGGAGGGTCGGGGCCTCTCCGCCGCCTTCCACATCCTCACCGGCGGGCGAATCGCCATCGCCGCCCAATCGGTCGGCCTCGCGCAGGCGGCCCTCGACGAGGCGCTGGCCTACAGCCAGGAGCGCGAGCAGTTCGGCGACCCGATCGCGGAGATCCAGTCGATCCGACACAAACTCGCCGAGATGGCCACCCGAACGAAGGCCGCGCGCCTGCTGACCCGCCACGCCGCACGGACGCGCCACGAAACCGACGGCACGGGCGCGCTCGAGGCCAGCATGGCCAAGTACTTCGCGAGCGAGACGGCGATGTTCGTCACGAACGAGGCCGTCCAGATCCACGGCGGCTACGGCTACGTCACCGAAGGCGAGGTCGAGCGCCTCTACCGCGACGCCAAGATCACCGAGATCTACGAGGGGACCACGGAGATCCAGAAGACCGTGATCGCTCGAGAGCTACTCGAGTGAGCCAATCCGAGACCGGGACGGAGGACGGACTGCACTACGGGCGAGACGTGGCCTTCTTTCACCTTCGGCGACGATTGCGGACGAATGCCCACTCGCAAGCGAGCGGAAGCGGCGCTCGAACGCGCCGCGGACGGGGAACGAACGCGCGAACTCCTCGAAGAACTGGAGGAATCGGCCGACGCGGTCGACGACGACGAACTACACCAACGGCTCACGCTGGCCGTCTACAGGTTCCTCGAGGACGAGCCGGCGCTGTTCGTCGACGATCCGGCGGCGTTCTTCCGCGAACTGCGCACGTCGGACGGGTTCGCGGAGGGAACGCTGATCACGTTCAGCGCGGTCGCCGAGGAGCCACCCGAGGCCTTCGCGGGTCACGTCGACGACCTGCTCGCCTTGCTGACCAGCGGAAACGACCTCAAACGAGGGCTGTCCATTCGCTGTCTCTACCACCTCGCCGTCCGGGCGCCGTACGCGAT
This portion of the Haloterrigena gelatinilytica genome encodes:
- a CDS encoding acyl-CoA dehydrogenase family protein: MERTDERAAIRDVVREFATEEIRPVAADADESQSFPEEIWDGLAELDLTALTVPEEYGGYDADPITAAIVNEEVAYGALAVATALSVHSLATSCIAEFGNDEQRERWLPEMAEGRPVGAFALSEPHAGSNPAEMSTEARRDSAEETSADPREAEASRDGDEYVINGEKQWITNGQRAGVYILFAKTDRDDPDSVTQFLVPGDVDGLTVGEKEDKLGLRASDTTSLTFDDVRIPAENRLTEEGRGLSAAFHILTGGRIAIAAQSVGLAQAALDEALAYSQEREQFGDPIAEIQSIRHKLAEMATRTKAARLLTRHAARTRHETDGTGALEASMAKYFASETAMFVTNEAVQIHGGYGYVTEGEVERLYRDAKITEIYEGTTEIQKTVIARELLE